Proteins encoded together in one Bacteroides ovatus window:
- a CDS encoding endonuclease/exonuclease/phosphatase family protein, translating into MKALLKPIVWVCLFFFAYQSTYAQALKIMSYNCRMSGEMTGYSVKEYAVFIRKYNPDVVMLQEIDYNTKRNKNQDFTTQLAAELGLFSVFGKAMDTGGGEYGVAILSKYPFVYINNKTFEGIDGAKEPRTLLYVDIQEPGTSDVIRIGTTHLDHSTDLIRSAMAEQINERIGTGDTPTLLGGDFNARTDSNVICEVMKNWQRICDDTFTYPADQPTIKIDYIFGLPQNKWKVKSFKVLSNPEVSDHRALFAEVEFVK; encoded by the coding sequence ATGAAAGCACTTTTAAAGCCCATTGTATGGGTATGCCTTTTCTTTTTTGCGTATCAAAGTACGTATGCACAGGCTCTTAAAATAATGAGCTATAATTGCCGGATGTCCGGGGAAATGACCGGTTACTCGGTGAAGGAGTATGCTGTATTTATCAGGAAATACAATCCGGATGTTGTAATGTTGCAAGAGATAGATTACAACACAAAAAGGAATAAAAATCAGGATTTCACCACTCAATTGGCTGCGGAGTTGGGATTGTTTTCCGTATTCGGGAAAGCGATGGATACTGGGGGTGGAGAATATGGAGTAGCTATCCTTTCAAAATATCCTTTTGTTTATATCAATAACAAAACTTTTGAAGGGATAGACGGGGCCAAAGAACCCCGGACGCTATTATATGTAGATATTCAGGAACCGGGAACTTCAGACGTAATCAGGATAGGAACGACTCACCTGGATCATTCGACAGACCTGATAAGGAGTGCAATGGCCGAACAGATTAATGAACGGATTGGTACGGGAGATACCCCGACACTGCTGGGGGGAGATTTTAATGCCCGGACCGACTCTAATGTGATTTGTGAAGTCATGAAGAACTGGCAGAGAATCTGTGATGATACATTCACCTATCCCGCAGATCAGCCGACAATCAAGATTGATTATATATTCGGACTTCCACAGAATAAGTGGAAAGTGAAGTCGTTTAAAGTTTTATCTAATCCGGAAGTTTCTGACCACAGGGCTTTGTTTGCTGAAGTTGAATTTGTAAAATGA
- a CDS encoding inositol monophosphatase family protein → MLDLKQLTTDVCRIATEVGCFLKEERKNFRRERVVEKHAHDYVSYVDKESEVRVVKALTALLPEAGFITEEGSATYQDEPYCWVIDPLDGTTNYIHDEAPYCVSIALRSRTELLLGVVYEVCRDECFYAWKGGKAFMNGEEIHVSNVENIKDAFVITELPYNHLQYKQTALHLIDQLYGVVGGIRMNGSAAAAICYVAIGRFDAWMEAFLGKWDYSAAALIVQEAGGKVTDFYGEDHFIEGHHIIATNGNLHPFFQKLLAEVPPLNM, encoded by the coding sequence ATGTTAGATTTGAAGCAGCTTACAACTGATGTATGCCGGATTGCTACCGAAGTTGGATGTTTTTTGAAAGAAGAACGAAAGAACTTCCGTCGTGAGCGTGTGGTGGAAAAACATGCACACGATTATGTGTCTTATGTGGATAAAGAATCTGAAGTGCGAGTGGTGAAAGCCCTTACTGCTTTATTGCCTGAAGCGGGATTCATTACAGAAGAAGGCTCTGCCACTTATCAGGATGAACCCTACTGTTGGGTGATTGACCCCTTGGATGGAACCACGAATTATATTCATGATGAGGCTCCTTATTGTGTGTCCATCGCTTTACGTAGCCGTACCGAACTTCTTTTAGGCGTCGTTTATGAGGTTTGCCGGGATGAATGTTTTTATGCCTGGAAAGGCGGAAAAGCGTTTATGAATGGCGAAGAAATTCATGTGTCGAACGTTGAAAACATCAAAGATGCATTCGTCATTACAGAATTGCCTTATAATCATCTGCAATATAAACAGACCGCTCTTCATCTCATCGATCAGCTTTATGGAGTAGTGGGTGGTATTCGAATGAATGGCTCGGCTGCTGCCGCAATCTGCTATGTGGCTATTGGACGTTTTGATGCATGGATGGAAGCATTTCTCGGAAAATGGGATTATTCTGCAGCGGCACTGATTGTTCAGGAGGCGGGAGGAAAGGTGACTGACTTTTATGGTGAGGATCATTTCATAGAAGGACATCATATTATCGCAACGAACGGGAATCTTCATCCTTTCTTTCAGAAGCTCCTGGCAGAAGTCCCTCCATTGAATATGTAG